One segment of Podospora pseudopauciseta strain CBS 411.78 chromosome 5 map unlocalized CBS411.78m_5.2, whole genome shotgun sequence DNA contains the following:
- a CDS encoding uncharacterized protein (COG:C; EggNog:ENOG503P0U9) yields the protein MPKRHPSAGKAQKPVIIVGAGLAGLVAAFELSRLRIPVLLLDQENANNVGGQAFWSLGGIFCVDSSYQRRMGIKDSRELAMKDWFNSAQFDREKEDYWPRKWAEAFVNFATDEMEDYVKARGLGFLVNVGWAERGDGRADGHGNTVPRFHLTWGTGPEVVRVFAEPVKKAAKKGTVEFRHRHRVDEIILDELTGRAVGVKGSILEEDNSPRGVKSSRTVVDQFEIHGAAVLVTSGGIGGNVDKVKAAWPVDRLGPKVPQNFVIGVPHHVDGRMIDITESAGANIINRDRMWHYTEGLANWNPIWPGHGIRVLPAPSSLWLDANGKRLPNHLFPGCDTLGTLKYICSTGHDYTWFITDQAIVAREFALSGSEQNPDVTGKSVWGVLTQRVLSKKGTVPVQNFVKHGVDFVVKDNLEDLVEGMNQLVAKIPGGVPLDYQKIKDVVETRDSQFDNPFSKDAQTMLINSARTYWPDKRSRIAPPHKLLDKKKSGPLIAVRMNLLTRKTLGGIETNLKSQVMKADGSVFNGLYAAGEVAGFGGGGVHGYNSLEGTFLGGCIFSGRAAGLGIAEELGYDISKASNVRARL from the coding sequence ATGCCCAAACGACACCCGTCCGCGGGCAAGGCCCAAAAGCCCGTCATCATTGTCGGCGCAGGCCTCGCCGGTCTCGTCGCTGCCTTTGAGCTCTCCCGTCTTCGCATTCCcgtccttctcctcgatCAAGAAAACGCAAACAATGTTGGCGGCCAAGCGTTTTGGTCTTTGGGAGGCATCTTCTGCGTCGACTCTTCCTACCAACGAAGAATGGGCATCAAGGATTCTAGAGAGCTGGCAATGAAGGACTGGTTCAACTCGGCCCAGTTTGACCGCGAGAAGGAGGATTACTGGCCACGAAAGTGGGCGGAGGCATTCGTCAATTTCGCTACTGATGAAATGGAGGACTATGTCAAAGCTCGAGGACTGGGGTTCTTGGTGAACGTTGGCTGGGCTGAAAGAGGTGATGGACGAGCAGATGGTCATGGAAACACGGTGCCCAGATTCCATTTGACTTGGGGGACTGGCCCTGAAGTTGTTAGGGTCTTTGCCGAGCCAGTGAAGAAGGCCGCCAAGAAGGGGACCGTCGAGTTCAGACACCGACACCGTGTCGACGAGATTATTTTGGATGAGCTTACAGGGAGAGCAGTGGGTGTGAAGGGAAGCATACTCGAAGAGGACAACTCTCCTCGAGGTGTCAAGTCGTCAAGAACCGTAGTCGACCAATTTGAGATTCACGGAGCTGCCGTCCTCGTCACATCGGGGGGCATCGGTGGAAATGTTGACAAGGTGAAAGCCGCGTGGCCCGTCGACAGATTGGGCCCCAAGGTCCCCCAAAACTTTGTCATTGGGGTGCCGCATCATGTTGACGGGAGGATGATCGATATTACAGAAAGTGCCGGCGCGAATATCATCAACCGGGATCGCATGTGGCATTACACAGAAGGGTTGGCAAACTGGAACCCCATTTGGCCTGGCCACGGGATTCGTGTGCTGCCTGCACCATCGTCTCTGTGGCTCGATGCCAACGGCAAGCGGCTGcccaaccacctcttccctGGCTGTGACACCCTCGGCACGCTCAAGTATATTTGCTCCACCGGTCACGACTATACTTGGTTTATCACCGACCAGGCTATCGTTGCGCGCGAGTTTGCCCTGTCAGGGTCGGAACAAAACCCAGATGTCACTGGAAAGTCTGTCTGGGGTGTCTTGACACAGCGCGTCCTTTCCAAGAAGGGCACCGTTCCCGTGCAAAACTTCGTCAAGCATGGTGTCGACTTTGTAGTCAAGGACAATCTGGAGGACTTGGTGGAGGGAATGAACCAGCTGGTGGCCAAGATCCCGGGAGGCGTGCCCCTCGACTACCAGAAGATCAAGGACGTGGTCGAGACCCGAGACAGCCAGTTCGacaaccccttctccaaGGATGCCCAGACCATGCTCATCAACTCGGCGAGAACCTACTGGCCCGATAAGCGCAGCCGCATTGCGCCACCGCACAAGCTgttggacaagaagaagagcgggCCTCTCATCGCAGTCCGTATGAACCTGTTGACAAGAAAGACACTGGGCGGTATTGAAACAAACTTGAAGAGCCAGGTGATGAAGGCTGATGGCAGCGTCTTCAATGGTTTGTATGCTGCAGGAGAGGTCGCCGgatttggaggtggaggcgtgCACGGCTACAACAGTCTGGAGGGGACCTTTTTGGGCGGGTGCATCTTTTCTGGAAGGGCGGCCGGCCTAGGCATTGCAGAAGAACTGGGTTACGATATCAGCAAGGCGAGCAATGTCCGGGCGCGCCTCTGA
- a CDS encoding uncharacterized protein (EggNog:ENOG503NZBM; COG:S) produces MVGVDIHEKPKEKRSIRTWTPWLEIVALSAILICIICSAVVVTVSHDQEVSTWRISPAVWLAIFSAISNVAFSSALAAGIAVRFWLRASGGTQLSQLHYIWDHGRGLGFWPAIKSGSEARKVTLICTIAYLVQFASGPLFQRSTHTLAQNRVVQQNMFFDIANRIPDGWSGNWQSDRTVIHNRRVMSQTQAWYRNDSITVPSTEGYVCDGTCSGSVRGAGFVYTCAPTTYQPLDLSTNASHKATVFHIRAELVADERSEPLLTLLTKHIDKLEGNCQATVKIDRCNITAAVVEHPVIIQNSTAWFDHSALKFNQSLPIISPYISAGDSLTTPINSGVGPLAGLQAFVSGHMYDNATTTFNPTLKKWLFAGPGPGTLADVFFRAEPWDFGNHSLISCGLSWDSPTEYVLANLHEWQFRVAERVGRGTERQSFEVTKTVPVLVFWSEKQYLGPALAVAILGLLFVASLSWGWWRLEKPVTLSPLETGKVFGGGIFRGVRGDATVSEILREVRDIEVRVDTESGVGADDRITRVEVEMQRPNKVYTTGSGSGIYLSEGIERGEGSQGGSVAGSTRVQSHLGQA; encoded by the coding sequence ATGGTAGGTGTCGATATTCACGAAAAGCCAAAGGAAAAGAGATCCATCCGCACATGGACCCCCTGGCTCGAAATCGTGGCGCTCTCGGCCATTCTTATTTGTATTATCTGCTCAGCCGTCGTTGTCACCGTCTCTCATGATCAAGAAGTCTCAACCTGGCGCATCAGCCCGGCTGTGTGGCTCGCCATCTTTTCGGCCATCTCTAATGTGGCTTTCAGCTCTGCTCTGGCCGCAGGCATTGCCGTACGTTTCTGGCTCCGTGCTTCGGGTGGCACTCAACTCTCCCAGCTTCATTACATCTGGGATCATGGCCGCGGTCTCGGCTTCTGGCCCGCCATCAAGTCCGGCTCCGAAGCTCGCAAAGTAACCCTCATCTGTACCATCGCATACCTGGTTCAGTTTGCTTCGGGCCCTCTGTTTCAGCGATCAACCCACACCTTGGCTCAGAACCGGGTTGTCCAGCAGAACATGTTCTTTGACATTGCCAACAGAATACCCGATGGATGGTCGGGGAACTGGCAGTCAGACAGGACAGTCATTCACAACAGGAGGGTCATGTCGCAAACCCAAGCCTGGTACCGCAATGACTCCATCACTGTACCATCTACGGAAGGATATGTATGCGACGGCACTTGCTCCGGGTCGGTCCGCGGTGCGGGTTTTGTATACACGTGTGCCCCTACCACTTACCAGCCCCTTGACTTGTCAACAAACGCCTCACACAAAGCCACCGTCTTCCACATCCGAGCCGAGCTAGTTGCTGACGAACGGTCCGAACCATTACTCACTCTCTTGACCAAACACATTGACAAGCTCGAGGGCAACTGCCAAGCCACTGTCAAAATCGATCGCTGcaacatcaccgccgccgtggtGGAACATcccgtcatcatccaaaATTCCACCGCGTGGTTTGATCACTCTGCTCTCAAGTTCAATCAGTCACTGCCCATCATTTCACCATACATTTCCGCCGGTGACTCCCTCACCACGCCGATCAACTCGGGAGTCGGTCCGCTCGCCGGCCTGCAAGCCTTTGTCTCTGGGCACATGTACGATAATGCGACCACAACCTTTAATCCGACCCTCAAGAAATGGCTCTTTGCTGGACCGGGGCCGGGAACATTGGCCGACGTCTTCTTCAGGGCTGAGCCTTGGGATTTTGGGAACCACAGTCTCATCAGCTGTGGGCTGAGCTGGGACAGCCCGACAGAATATGTGCTTGCAAATCTGCACGAGTGGCAGTTTCGCGTGGCCGAGAGAGTGGGCAGGGGTACCGAGAGGCAGAGCTTTGAAGTCACCAAAACGGTTCCGGtcttggtgttttggagCGAGAAGCAGTATCTGGGCCCAGCGTTGGCGGTTGCAATACTGGGGTTGCTCTTTGTGGCGAGTCTcagttggggttggtggaggctTGAGAAGCCGGTTACGCTCAGCCCTTTGGAGACGGGCAAGGTGTTCGGTGGTGGCATCTTCAGGGGTGTCAGGGGCGATGCCACTGTCAGCGAGATTTTGAGAGAGGTAAGGGATATTGAGGTAAGAGTTGACACCGAGAGTGGGGTTGGTGCAGACGATCGGATCACACGGGTAGAGGTCGAGATGCAAAGACCCAACAAGGTGTACACCACGGGGTCTGGCTCCGGAATCTATTTGTCCGAAGGGATCGAAAGGGGCGAAGGATCTCAAGGCGGGTCAGTTGCAGGTAGCACACGAGTGCAGAGTCACCTGGGGCAGGCCTAA
- a CDS encoding uncharacterized protein (COG:S; EggNog:ENOG503NYCV), translating into MKWNSLAALGFAAPAQAYLRFGCATLTVQRLDPIVEPGKVPSSHVHQIIGGNAFNASMDPKVDIAEKATCTTCSFRLTQFTSEDFTNYWTAVMYFKARNGSYKRVGQYPNALLGSLTGGMTVYYLQQDFNSNGKQKITAFKPGFRMTVGSPTATNGNNPGLRYTCLKDVMTRFPETADFPKEPCPAGIMAIHHFPACWDGKNLDSPNHQDHMYNTGKGAFTNAGPCPSSHPVRMPQVALETMWDTTPFNNKDLWPTDGSQPFVWSYGDSKGYGTHADYLFGWKGDSLQRAMDSTPLLSNGIKSQSVAQANNCKLQTTTVKENIDGWLDKLPGM; encoded by the exons ATGAAGTGGAACTCCCTCGCCGCACTTGGGTTTGCTGCCCCGGCGCAAGCGTACCTCCGTTTCGGGTGCGCAACCTTGACGGTTCAGCGCCTTGATCCCATCGTCGAGCCCGGAAAGGTCCCCTCGTCTCATGTCCACCAAATCATTGGCGGGAACGCCTTTAACGCAAGCATGGACCCCAAGGTTGACATCGCCGAGAAGGCCACCTGCACCACTTGTTCCTTCAG GCTAACCCAATTTACAAGCGAGGACTTTACCAACTACTGGACCGCCGTCATGTACTTCAAAGCCCGCAACGGCTCCTACAAGCGCGTGGGACAATACCCCAACGCCCTACTCGGCTCCTTGACAGGGGGCATGACAGTCTACTACCTCCAGCAAGACTTCAACTCCAACGGTAAGCAAAAGATCACCGCCTTCAAGCCCGGCTTCCGCATGACCGTCGGCTcgcccaccgccaccaacgGCAACAACCCCGGCCTCCGCTACACCTGCCTTAAGGACGTCATGACCCGCTTCCCCGAAACGGCCGATTTTCCCAAGGAGCCCTGCCCAGCCGGCATCATGGCCATTCACCACTTCCCCGCCTGCTGGGACGGCAAGAATCTCGACAGCCCTAACCACCAAGACCACATGTACAACACCGGCAAGGGTGCCTTCACCAACGCCGGCCCATGCCCCTCCAGCCATCCCGTCCGGATGCCGCAGGTGGCGTTGGAGACAATGTGggacaccacccccttcaacaacaaggaCCTCTGGCCTACAGATGGCTCTCAGCCTTTTGTCTGGAGTTATGGCGATAGCAAGGGATACGGGACCCATGCCGATTATCTATTTGGTTGGAAGGGCGATTCTCTGCAGAGAGCCATGGACTCGACGCCGCTGTTGAGCAACGGGATCAAGTCGCAGAGCGTGGCGCAGGCCAATAACTGCAAGCTGCAGACCACGACCGTGAAGGAGAACATCGATGGCT GGCTTGACAAGCTTCCTGGCATGTGA